From Solibacillus isronensis, the proteins below share one genomic window:
- a CDS encoding GNAT family N-acetyltransferase, giving the protein MNIYPYEKKYAVQIAALLNDFLPFEPETTDTVDQAGGIRYVAVNELNEVVGYIAGYEIKDFNKEFPYFLEELQSLKELVTSGISYYTSHFVVHPNERKKGIGTKLVRAYLEAVQPVAKTIVTVGWVQSDTNRWAAERQFAAQGFEPFIYMPRYFEPYQVDCPSCKGLCYCDAHIFVK; this is encoded by the coding sequence ATGAATATTTACCCTTATGAAAAGAAATATGCAGTGCAAATTGCAGCACTGCTCAATGATTTTTTACCATTTGAACCAGAAACGACCGATACCGTCGATCAGGCTGGAGGCATTCGTTATGTAGCCGTTAATGAGCTTAATGAAGTTGTCGGTTATATTGCGGGTTATGAAATAAAAGATTTCAACAAGGAATTCCCCTATTTTCTTGAAGAGCTTCAGTCGTTAAAGGAACTGGTCACATCAGGGATCAGTTATTATACAAGTCATTTTGTCGTCCATCCAAACGAGCGAAAAAAAGGAATTGGAACAAAACTAGTACGTGCTTACCTCGAAGCCGTACAGCCGGTTGCAAAAACGATTGTTACGGTTGGATGGGTTCAATCCGATACAAACCGCTGGGCAGCTGAGCGGCAATTTGCAGCACAGGGTTTTGAACCATTTATTTATATGCCGCGCTATTTCGAGCCCTATCAAGTTGATTGCCCAAGCTGCAAAGGTCTTTGTTATTGCGATGCACATATTTTTGTGAAATAA
- a CDS encoding GNAT family N-acetyltransferase, with translation MYKDQNLIIRPIEETDLHRIWELEFNEEKPEWKKWNAPYYPHETKSFDEFLPIGREWMSQQSVWVVEVDGILCGTVSYYWEHEASKWLEMGILFYEGGKWGKGLGTRTLKLWIDHLFNTMPLVRVGFTTWSGNERMIRVGEKLGMQLEARIRKVRYYEGNYYDSIRMGILREEWEMQKD, from the coding sequence TTGTATAAAGATCAAAACTTAATAATCCGTCCAATAGAAGAAACGGATTTACATCGTATTTGGGAATTAGAATTTAATGAAGAAAAACCTGAATGGAAAAAATGGAATGCACCGTATTACCCGCATGAAACAAAGTCTTTCGATGAATTTTTACCTATTGGCAGAGAGTGGATGAGTCAACAAAGCGTTTGGGTAGTTGAAGTAGATGGTATTTTGTGTGGAACAGTATCTTATTATTGGGAACATGAAGCCTCGAAATGGTTAGAGATGGGCATCCTTTTTTACGAGGGTGGAAAATGGGGAAAAGGGCTTGGCACTCGTACTTTAAAACTCTGGATTGATCACTTATTCAATACAATGCCTTTAGTTCGTGTTGGCTTTACTACATGGTCTGGAAATGAACGGATGATTCGTGTAGGTGAAAAATTAGGGATGCAATTAGAAGCACGCATTCGTAAAGTTCGTTATTATGAAGGGAATTACTACGATTCGATTAGAATGGGAATTTTACGTGAAGAATGGGAAATGCAGAAAGATTAA
- a CDS encoding WYL domain-containing protein: protein MKEQLQKALQHNQILDIVYFAKDKSITKRRIKLIKISGEHVQAYCFFRHAKRNFIVDNILAVHPVNKKARGLQA, encoded by the coding sequence ATGAAAGAACAATTGCAAAAGGCATTGCAACACAATCAAATTTTGGATATTGTGTATTTCGCCAAAGACAAGTCAATAACAAAGCGTCGAATAAAGCTAATTAAAATCTCCGGAGAACATGTGCAAGCGTATTGTTTTTTCCGTCATGCAAAACGAAATTTTATTGTAGATAATATTTTAGCTGTACATCCGGTAAATAAAAAAGCGAGAGGGTTACAAGCATAG
- a CDS encoding aspartyl-phosphate phosphatase Spo0E family protein has protein sequence MKFLLLKKLLKLRIETKRKLMYQKANDLGFTHPEVVNCSQELDELLNKYSDIAA, from the coding sequence ATGAAATTTTTACTATTAAAAAAGCTACTAAAACTACGAATTGAGACAAAAAGAAAACTTATGTACCAAAAAGCAAATGATTTAGGATTCACTCATCCGGAAGTCGTGAATTGCAGTCAGGAACTGGATGAATTACTTAATAAGTATTCAGATATTGCCGCTTAA